The following are from one region of the Juglans regia cultivar Chandler chromosome 10, Walnut 2.0, whole genome shotgun sequence genome:
- the LOC108998863 gene encoding uncharacterized protein LOC108998863 isoform X2, whose translation MEGEAGEFQDWEVLHNSETVLVNPDGAGLIDSTESDEILRNFEGIEGDSEGMIRSDYFSLENQERYAKNASEVDSSEVESDNPSWIDPGSETRYAIKNSGEFWSDSSSDRSDERKLGDFDAKHELGLAETAKSQVGLEGIEEMKAKNENLGKLGTDESKFNNFDVKHELGSAENIKPQLGFEEFGEIQTQDKYSSNFWSDSGGEALVSIKFGDDSEDKRDESEISGDLGGGHSSIENKADAVAEIKSDAKLSGEGERRRIVWWKVPLEILKYYAFRVSPVWSFSVAAAVMGFVFLGRRLYKMKRKSQTLQLKVTVDDKVSQFMTRAARLNEAFSVVRRVPIIRPSLPAGGVTPWPVMSLR comes from the exons ATGGAAGGCGAGGCTGGCGAGTTTCAAGACTGGGAGGTGCTCCACAACTCGGAGACTGTACTCGTTAACCCTGACGGTGCTGGTCTGATTGATTCGACCGAGTCGGATGAGATTCTGAGGAATTTTGAGGGAATCGAGGGTGACTCGGAGGGCATGATCAGGTCCGATTACTTCTCCCTTGAGAATCAGGAGAGGTATGCCAAGAACGCTTCAGAGGTTGATTCAAGCGAGGTTGAATCGGACAATCCGAGTTGGATTGATCCCGGGTCTGAGACACGATACGCGATTAAAAACTCTGGCGAGTTCTGGTCTGATTCGAGCAGCGATCGTTCCGATGAACGTAAGCTTGGTGATTTCGATGCTAAACATGAACTGGGCTTGGCAGAAACTGCGAAAAGCCAAGTGGGTTTAGAAGgaattgaagaaatgaaagccAAGAATGAAAACTTGGGTAAGTTGGGCACCGATGAGAGtaaatttaataactttgatGTGAAACATGAATTGGGTTCAGCGGAAAACATCAAACCCCAACTGGGTTTTGAAGAATTCGGAGAAATTCAAACCCAGGATAAGTATTCTAGCAACTTCTGGTCGGATTCTGGCGGAGAGGCTTTGGTGTCGATAAAATTCGGGGATGATAGTGAGGATAAACGAGACGAGTCGGAGATTTCGGGTGATCTGGGAGGTGGACATAGCTCGATCGAGAACAAAGCTGATGCGGTTGCAGAAATAAAATCGGACGCGAAATTGAGCggtgagggagagaggaggaggaTAGTTTGGTGGAAGGTTCCTCTTGAGATCTTGAAGTATTATGCTTTTAGAGTTAGCCCCGTCTGGTCCTTCTCCGTGGCGGCAGCAGTGATGGGGTTCGTGTTCTTGGGACGGAGACTGTataagatgaagaggaagagccAGACCTTGCAGCTGAAGGTCACTGTTGATGATAAG GTGTCGCAGTTCATGACCCGTGCAGCTCGTCTTAATGAAGCCTTTTCTGTGGTGAGGCGGGTCCCCATTATACGACCGTCGCTGCCAGCCGGTGGCGTGACTCCTTGGCCTGTGATGAGTTTGAGATGA
- the LOC108998863 gene encoding uncharacterized protein LOC108998863 isoform X1, translating to MEGEAGEFQDWEVLHNSETVLVNPDGAGLIDSTESDEILRNFEGIEGDSEGMIRSDYFSLENQERYAKNASEVDSSEVESDNPSWIDPGSETRYAIKNSGEFWSDSSSDRSDERKLGDFDAKHELGLAETAKSQVGLEGIEEMKAKNENLGKLGTDESKFNNFDVKHELGSAENIKPQLGFEEFGEIQTQDKYSSNFWSDSGGEALVSIKFGDDSEDKRDESEISGDLGGGHSSIENKADAVAEIKSDAKLSGEGERRRIVWWKVPLEILKYYAFRVSPVWSFSVAAAVMGFVFLGRRLYKMKRKSQTLQLKVTVDDKKVSQFMTRAARLNEAFSVVRRVPIIRPSLPAGGVTPWPVMSLR from the exons ATGGAAGGCGAGGCTGGCGAGTTTCAAGACTGGGAGGTGCTCCACAACTCGGAGACTGTACTCGTTAACCCTGACGGTGCTGGTCTGATTGATTCGACCGAGTCGGATGAGATTCTGAGGAATTTTGAGGGAATCGAGGGTGACTCGGAGGGCATGATCAGGTCCGATTACTTCTCCCTTGAGAATCAGGAGAGGTATGCCAAGAACGCTTCAGAGGTTGATTCAAGCGAGGTTGAATCGGACAATCCGAGTTGGATTGATCCCGGGTCTGAGACACGATACGCGATTAAAAACTCTGGCGAGTTCTGGTCTGATTCGAGCAGCGATCGTTCCGATGAACGTAAGCTTGGTGATTTCGATGCTAAACATGAACTGGGCTTGGCAGAAACTGCGAAAAGCCAAGTGGGTTTAGAAGgaattgaagaaatgaaagccAAGAATGAAAACTTGGGTAAGTTGGGCACCGATGAGAGtaaatttaataactttgatGTGAAACATGAATTGGGTTCAGCGGAAAACATCAAACCCCAACTGGGTTTTGAAGAATTCGGAGAAATTCAAACCCAGGATAAGTATTCTAGCAACTTCTGGTCGGATTCTGGCGGAGAGGCTTTGGTGTCGATAAAATTCGGGGATGATAGTGAGGATAAACGAGACGAGTCGGAGATTTCGGGTGATCTGGGAGGTGGACATAGCTCGATCGAGAACAAAGCTGATGCGGTTGCAGAAATAAAATCGGACGCGAAATTGAGCggtgagggagagaggaggaggaTAGTTTGGTGGAAGGTTCCTCTTGAGATCTTGAAGTATTATGCTTTTAGAGTTAGCCCCGTCTGGTCCTTCTCCGTGGCGGCAGCAGTGATGGGGTTCGTGTTCTTGGGACGGAGACTGTataagatgaagaggaagagccAGACCTTGCAGCTGAAGGTCACTGTTGATGATAAG AAGGTGTCGCAGTTCATGACCCGTGCAGCTCGTCTTAATGAAGCCTTTTCTGTGGTGAGGCGGGTCCCCATTATACGACCGTCGCTGCCAGCCGGTGGCGTGACTCCTTGGCCTGTGATGAGTTTGAGATGA
- the LOC108998908 gene encoding C-type lectin receptor-like tyrosine-protein kinase At1g52310, producing the protein MVQTEPRLSAMQLVLLLIVCSMFHIQASGFNGLDTGNMSASKSGAGKTLCPTGWVIHPDKSKCFGYVRSPKPWSESEVICKGYGGHLAALTSFQELNFVRNQCGEVVRGCWVGGRVINSTVGFGWKWSDNTSYWNETIYPGSPVQSTCTSLSCHTNNSFDLCSLVTNGSTSLISERCNVSRAFICMLDIGSICHHMHCHEEYLIILAVVSGLILCTTLVVVVWLLAYKRSKKRRRSRKLSNPAASALVPPSWKVFTKEELKSVTKNFSEGNRLVGDAKTGGTYGGLLSDGSKVAIKRLTRSSFQRRKEFYSEIGRVARLHHPNLVAVKGCCYDHGDRYIVYEFIVNGPLDKWLHHIPRGGRSLDWAMRMNIATTLAQGIAFLHDKVKPHVVHRDIRASNVLLDEEFGAHLMGVGLSKFVPYEVMQERTVMAGGTYGYLAPEFVYRNELTTKSDVYSFGVLLLEIVSGRRPTQAVDSVGWQSIFEWATPLVQAHRYPDLLDPHISSSSDIPEAGVIQKVVDLVYACTQHVPSMRPRMSHVVHQLQQLALPAIVK; encoded by the exons ATGGTTCAGACGGAACCGAGGCTATCAGCCATGCAACTTGTGTTGCTTTTGATTGTTTGTTCTATGTTCCACATACAAGCTTCG GGATTTAATGGGTTGGATACTGGGAACATGTCTGCTTCAAAGAGTGGAGCCGGTAAAA CACTATGTCCTACTGGTTGGGTTATTCACCCTGATAAGAGTAAATGCTTTGGTTATGTGAGAAGTCCCAAGCCATGGAGTGAGTCAGAGGTCATCTGTAAAGGCTATGGTGGGCATCTGGCAGCATTAACATCATTTCAAGAACTGAACTTTGTTCGTAACCAATGTGGTGAAGTTGTTCGTGGCTGTTGGGTTGGAGGAAGAGTCATCAACTCTACTGTTGGCTTTGGTTGGAAGTGGTCAGATAATACTTCATATTGGAACGAGACCATCTATCCTGGGTCACCTGTTCAATCAACTTGCACCAGTTTGTCCTGCCACACCAACAATTCATTTGATCTATGTTCATTGGTCACTAACGGATCAACATCTCTCATCAGTGAGAGATGCAACGTGTCTCGTGCTTTCATATGCATGCTTGATATAG GGAGCATATGCCACCACATGCACTGCCACGAGGAATATCTTATCATCCTTGCAGTTGTAAGTGGGTTGATCCTCTGCACTACGTTAGTTGTAGTAGTTTGGCTTCTTGCATACAAGCGGAGCAAGAAGCGCAGGCGGTCGCGCAAACTATCTAATCCAGCAGCTTCTGCATTAGTCCCCCCATCATGGAAAGTCTTTACCAAGGAGGAACTGAAGTCAGTTACGAAGAACTTTAGTGAAGGAAACCGTCTAGTTGGAGATGCCAAGACGGGTGGCACATATGGTGGCCTTCTATCTGATGGATCGAAAGTCGCAATTAAGAGGTTGACAAGATCTAGCTTTCAGAGGAGAAAGGAGTTCTATTCTGAAATCGGAAGGGTGGCAAGGCTTCACCATCCAAATTTGGTTGCTGTGAAAGGATGCTGCTATGATCATGGTGACCGCTACATTGTTTATGAGTTCATAGTTAATGGGCCCTTGGATAAATGGCTACACCACATACCAAGGGGGGGTCGGAGCTTAGATTGGGCTATGAGAATGAACATTGCCACTACTCTTGCTCAAGGAATTGC GTTCCTGCACGATAAGGTTAAACCACATGTTGTGCATCGAGATATCCGTGCCAGTAATGTACTACTTGATGAAGAGTTTGGAGCACATTTAATGGGGGTTGGCCTTTCAAAGTTTGTTCCATATGAAGTGATGCAGGAGCGGACTGTGATGGCTGGTGGCACGTATGGATACCTAGCACCAGAATTTGTGTACAGAAATGAGCTTACAACAAAGAGTGATGTTTATAGCTTTGGCGTGCTGCTGCTTGAAATTGTGAGTGGCCGCAGGCCTACACAGGCCGTTGATTCGGTTGGTTGGCAGAGTATATTTGAATGGGCCACACCTCTGGTTCAGGCTCATCGCTACCCTGATCTCTTGGATCCTCACATATCTTCTTCCTCTGATATTCCCGAGGCTGGTGTCATTCAGAAGGTGGTGGATCTTGTCTATGCTTGCACACAGCATGTCCCATCTATGCGCCCCAGAATGTCTCATGTTGTTCATCAGCTCCAACAGTTGGCCTTGCCAGCTATTGTAAAGTAA